CGAAGAGGTTTGCGGCGATCCGCTTGACCTCTGGGGCGTTGTAGGCGGTGGTCAGCAGCCGGTCGGCCCTGCGCCCATAACCGTCGAACCCGGCGGCGCGGACGTGCAGCAGTGGTGGGATCGCCAGTTGCCCCTTGGGCGCGGGAAGCAGCAGCGCGCGCTCCCGCAGTCGGGTGAGTGTGTGTTCCGCCCGCTGCCGCTTCTCCCCCGGCTCGAACCAGGACAGTACGTCCCGCTCGGGCACCCATCGGTCCGCGGGTTCCACCGGGGGAACGGGCTTCCGCTGTTGCCAGGGATACCGGGGCCCGTCCTCGACCTCGCCACCGGCTACGGGGCCGTGCCGCTCCAGGGCAAGGGCGCCGATGGAAGCGAGCAATTCCAGTTCTCCGGCGGTGCCCGCCATCAGGCCCTGGCCCACCGACTCGTCGGTGAGCAGGTGTTCGGCGAGCTCGCGGAGGGTGGTGATCCGTCGGTACCCGGCGGCGAGCGGCAGATCCCGCTCCTCCAGCAACGCGGTCAGCCGCTGAGGATCCAGGGTCCCCAGCCATTTCGCAAGGGCGGTACGCGCATTCACCCGGCCAGGCTAGCGCCGTCCGGTCACCCCGCGGGGGTGAACCGGGCCCGTCACCTCGCCGCCGCGCGAACGGGCTTCGATGTCCGGAGGGTTCTGAGAATGCGGTCGATGTCTCCCGCCACTGGGCGCCCGAGGCAGGTACATCACCATGACCACCCTGGCAGTTTCCCTGGCTACCGCCAGGCACGGACAAGGTCTTCCGGACCCCAATGCGCCGCAAGAGGTAGATCACCCTCGACACCGCAACGGGACACCGCAACCAGCGCCGTGTCCGGCTCGGCGCCGGGCACGGCGAGCATGTCCCGTACCAGGGCGTCGTACTCACGACGGCCGAACGGCTGCGACTCCAGCCACTTCACCGAGCCGATGAAGTGAACCTGCCCTGCGACGGGTTCACGGTCGGCTCCGATCAGGTCGATCTCCGGGTTGTTCTGCCGGTTCCACCAGCCCCCGACCGCCTCTGTCTGCGGCCACATCTCGTCGGGCAGCAGCCGCAGCAGCGACTCGCGGACGACCGGCTCGACGGCCCGGCCCCGCCAGGCCGTCCACGACCGCTCGATGCGCTCCAGCGCCAGATCACCGCGACCGCGCTCGATGAGCGGGATACCTCGCTGCAGGAAAGCCAGCCAGAACCGGAGGTACGGATCGGCGATGCGATAGCGCTTGTTCTTGCTATCCGCCTTGACCGACAGCGGCAGGTCAGCGGCCAGGACCCGCTTGGCCAGCAGCGTGTTCAGCAGCGGAGACAGCGTGCCCGAGGGCAGCGCGCCCGCACCGCCGGCCTGTGCGGCAATGGTGGAGAAGGTCCGCTCGCCACTGCCGACCGCTTCCAGGACCGCGCGCGAGTGGGACGCCTCGGGAAACTCCTCCAGCAGCGACAGCTCGCCCGCCACCAACAGCGGCGCAAGCGGGTTGGCCACAGCCTCGCGCAGGAAGTCTCTGCGGTCCATCCCCGGCCGCCAGGACTGAACGATCTCCGGGAACCCTCCGGTGATCAGCAGCGCGTCCACCGCTTCCGCCGCGTCGAGACCGGTCATCCGCTGCACATCGGCCAGATGCAGCGGCTGTACGGTCATCTTGGCCGCCCGGCCGAAGAACGGGCGGCCATAGGACTGCAGCGCCTCCATCACCGACATGTCACTGCCGACCAGGATCAACAGGACCGGCTTGGCGGACAGGTGCCGGTCCCAGACCGTCTGCAGCGCCCCCTCGAACTCCCCGTCCTGTTCCACCAGCCACGGCACCTCGTCGACCACCGCAATGCTCGGGGCATCGTCCGGAACCGCGACCGCCAGGGAACGCAGTGCCTGGTTCCAGTCGGCGGCCTGCAGTCCGGCCACCAGCTCAGCCCCGGGCAGAGCGGAATGCGCCAGCGTCGCGGCGAAGTCCGCCCGCTCGGCCACGGCGTTGCGTCCCCGGGTCGCCTGGAAGACCACGTACGGAAGCCCGGAACGGTCGCAGAACTCCTGGACCAGACGAGACTTGCCCACCCGGCGCCGCCCCGTCACGATCACAGCCTGACCACGCGTGGCGCCCGTACCGCCGACCACCAGGCCCAGCTGCCGAGCCAGCTGATCCAGATCAGCAGACCTGCCCTTGAACTCCATCAGCGCCCCATTCCCAGCATCCATGGAACATAGATTCGATATTACGTAGATTGAATCTTACTTACATGCTAGCTCGCTTTCCGACTCGCACAGCGGAAGATCCTCGTGAAGTCCAGTGACGCCTACGGCTCGCCGGAGGCATTCATCGAGTGGGTCGCCGCCACCAGGATTCGAAACTTCACATTCTGTGACATTCGGCAGGGGTACTGTCCGGCCTCCGGAGCCGTGTGCGCAGGTTCGAATCCTGCCGGGGGCACTTCGCAGGAAGTGCCAAGACCCTCCAATCAGCGAATGCTGTTGGAGGGTCTTTTTGCGTTCGCCCTGGAGGGCGATGAGCTGACGCCTACGGGGTACCCGGGTCGGTGGGCCAGGGGTTGGTGGTGGCCTCCGAGTCGCCGGTGTCTTCGGGTGGGGGCGCGGGGGTGGGGTCCTCGGTGGTGGATTCCGTCCAGAGGCGGCTGCGGACGCGCTCGGCTTCCTCCTGACGGCCGGCCGCCGCCAGGAGGCGCAGGAGGCGGTGCAGGAACGACTGGCGTTCGGCGGAGGGTTCGCCCAGGCCTAGGTCCTCCAGGAACGCTTCCACGCGGGCGACCACGTCCGGCGGCTCGTGCTGGGGATGGTCCCGCGGGAGGGTGTCGTCGTCCGGCCAGGGCGCGGGTCCCGGCTCCGGTGGCCCGTCGACCAGGTGCCGGAACAGCTCGACCACCTCGGTGTTGTTCGACGCGGCGGAGAGCTGGGCGAGGGGGCCGAGGAGGTCCACCGCCCGTTCGATGTCCTCGTCGTGGCGGGCGAGCCACCAGACCACGGCGCTGCCGGGGCTCTGGAGGATCTCGTCCGCGAGGTATTTCCGCTTGCTCCGCTCGTACTGACGCTCCTGTTCCCAGGTGTCCTCCTCCTTCCGGAGGCCCGCGAGCCTGCGCAGGCGGTCGCGGTCCTCCGGGACGAGGGTCAGCGTGACGTCCGTGGCCATGACGACCAGCGTGGCGCTGTCGTCCAGGGCATGGGAGCCCAGCCGTTCCTCGAGCAGGTACTGGACGGAGCCGTACCGGTCGGGCCGTTCGCGACGGGTGAGTTCCTGCGCCCTCCTGATCACGCTGGCTACCGCGAGCCCGGCCCGGTTCCCGTGCGGCACGTCGCCTTCCGTTCCGGCCGGCCGCCACCACACCGACGCCGAGAGGAGGAAGTCGTAGTCGGGAAGCAGGCTGGGCACGGCCACCTGGTCCAGGTGCGCCTCCCGGAACGGGGCCTCGGCAGGCCGTTGGGGCTCGGCCGAGGCCTCCGCGGCCGCGGCGGCTTCGGCGCGCCGGGCGCGCAGGCGGGCGCGTTCCGTACGCTTCATGAGGACGAGGCCGAGTGCGGCTG
The Streptomyces sp. NBC_00091 genome window above contains:
- a CDS encoding DUF234 domain-containing protein, which encodes MEFKGRSADLDQLARQLGLVVGGTGATRGQAVIVTGRRRVGKSRLVQEFCDRSGLPYVVFQATRGRNAVAERADFAATLAHSALPGAELVAGLQAADWNQALRSLAVAVPDDAPSIAVVDEVPWLVEQDGEFEGALQTVWDRHLSAKPVLLILVGSDMSVMEALQSYGRPFFGRAAKMTVQPLHLADVQRMTGLDAAEAVDALLITGGFPEIVQSWRPGMDRRDFLREAVANPLAPLLVAGELSLLEEFPEASHSRAVLEAVGSGERTFSTIAAQAGGAGALPSGTLSPLLNTLLAKRVLAADLPLSVKADSKNKRYRIADPYLRFWLAFLQRGIPLIERGRGDLALERIERSWTAWRGRAVEPVVRESLLRLLPDEMWPQTEAVGGWWNRQNNPEIDLIGADREPVAGQVHFIGSVKWLESQPFGRREYDALVRDMLAVPGAEPDTALVAVSRCGVEGDLPLAAHWGPEDLVRAWR